The genomic region AGAGAATGCATTCAATGAAGAGCATGAGAAATTGCACAGATACCATAAAACCTTTTGGGATCACCTGAAACTCTATTTTAGGTAAggagatacttttttttttttaatagatctAAGAAACAGTCCTGACTGCTCTTGGACGGCATGAACTCCATCTTGACAATGCACACCTCCCATTCCAACATAGCAAGTGAAAATTCGTTAACTAAATTCAATGTCAGATTTTTCTAATGGATTTTGACTGCTGTTACCCTTAGAAGTCTTCCTACAGTTGTATCTAAGGTAGCTTCTCTATTTCTGGGTCCCTGGCAGCACAGACTCTAGGAAGACCTTACTGCAccctttcagtacttaaaggggtCTTATAAGAAAGACATACTCAGGCTTTTTACCATGGCCTGTTGCAGCAGGACAAGGGAcgatggttttaaactaaaagagggtagatttggACTGGatagaaggaagaaattttttatgatgagggtggtgaggcattggcacatgttgcccagagaggtggtggatgccctgtccctggaaatgttcaaggtcaGAGAAATGTTTaaggctctgagaaacctgacCCAATGGATGGCATCCCTGCTTCCTGGGGTGGGGGGTCGGATTAGATGGCCATAGAGgttcctttccaacccaagctgTTCTATGAGAATTTGGGTTGGACAGAACCTCCAAAGGCCACTGGATATACCTTGAAGCACAGATGGTAGTGCAGGTTGATCAGGGCTGTGTCTGAGTGAGATTTTGATTTCTGGCAGCCAGAACCTGaatccttcccctttcctcGCCTCTCTGAAACAGGCTGTGATTCACTGACAAAATTTTGTCCCCTTGTGCCtttgcagctgctccccacaaaGGGtcaaaaaaattgctttgaatttGTTTCCAGTCATTTCCTGGCTGCCAGCGTATCGCTTCAGGGAGTGGGTCCTGAGTGACATCGTCTCTGGCATCAACACAGGGCTCGTGGCTGTGCTGCAAGGTACCTTTGGGAACTATGTGTCCTGACACAGCCTGCTAAGCCAGGTGCCAAGGCACTGCTGGCTTCAGCCTCCAGCACACACATCACCTTCCCTGGTCTTTACAGGTCTGGCCTTTGCTTTGCTGGTGAATGTCCCCCCCAGTTATGGACTCTATGCAGCATTTTTCCCTGTCCTGGTCTATTTTATCTTCGGCACATCGAGACATATCTCAGTGGGTAAGTTCAGGCACACCACTTACCCTCATCACTGATGAAGAAGTACATGTTGCCCCTTCAGATCTTCTAACAAGTGCCTTGTGCTGCTCAGGTCCCTTCCCCGTCCTGAGCCTCATGGTGGGAGGAGTCGTCACCAGGCTGGTCCCTGATGACAGCATTGGAAATGGAAATTCCACAAATATCTCAGCAATAAATGATAAGAGGGTGATGGTGGCTGCATCTGTAACCTTCCTTTCTGGGATTGTTCAGGTTGGTGAATGTACGTGTGAGTGTACCTGTGTGAACAGATGGATGGTGGCCTGACCTTCCTCTCTGGTTTCTGCTGTTGTAGTCACCAAAGTAATCCTCTTCCACTTTCCATGTAACCGACCCTGGCTCACTGATTAGGAGACATCTGTTCCCTCCAGTGACCAGGCACTCACATGTGCTGTGAAATCCTTGGTTTTGCACAGGCCTGAGCCCACAGCCCACACAGCTGCAACCTCCACCTACAGAATAAAGCAATCTGCTGGATAGGAAAAAAGTAGCTGTGAAAATAATGTGAATGATGCAGATGCACCAAGGGGAGTAAACGCTCTGCCTTGCAGTGgtaaaatatttggatttgttttttaaaaaaacccaatttatTCTTACTCCCTAATAACAAATTCCTACAGTTCCTCCCTTCCTAACATACTAATATATTTGTGCTTCGTGAAACACTTGTATCATATGAAAATATATGAACTGAAAACAAGGATGTATATTTTagctatgaaataaaaagaatggGTTTTAGTTAAAGCAATTACTCTTTAGTTAAAGCAATTACTCTGACTAGCATTATGCCCTCTGTTGCTAAATCTCAATTTTTATTGCAAGTCTCGTGACAGTACATTCCTTAATCTCTGGATGCATGGGATTAGGTGAAAATCTTTGCTTCCATTTAATATGATTGTCTTTCTTTCAAAGATTGCTTAAAACTGCAAATGAATCCCACTGACCTATGGTCATTTTGTGTTTCAGTTGCTTCTGGGAATTTTCCAGTTTGGATTCATCGTGATTTATCTATCACAATCATTAATCAGTGGTTTCACAACTGCTGCAGCTATCCATGTTTTGGTATCTCAACTGAAATTCATGTTTCAGCTACCTGTCCCCGGATTTAATAAACCATTTGGCATCATCTATGTAAGTGCCACATGTTCATTATTTGCTAATGCTATTGATGTACCTGCGATGCATTTCTGACTGTGTATCACAAGGCAATAATAACAGAACTCAGCACAAAAACTGcaaggcaggaggaaaaacgagagaaaaacaagacagATATGTTATTAGTATTTGaccaaattttaaatttattacgAAGCACCAAGTTACACCCCATTGGGCTAATCAGAAAATAGTAGCTATTTTGTGCTGACATATTTCAATTAAGCATTCGACTCTGCCTTAAGGatttaattattcatttttGCTAGACTGATATTATACATACTTAATTTGCATATGACTCTGGGAGTGCTGTTGGatgagaagggagaagaaggacaggaaggaaggagtggAGAGAGGCACCTGCCCAGCAATGCCATTGCTCACATATCCTATCACAGATATGCCTGTTGTTCCAACCATCCCTCAGGGGAAAATCAGGAGAAGAGGGTCACAAGTTAGCAGAAAGGGTCTGTTGCAGACGTTTCCATCATTTGGCAGATGCAGAAACATTCATGGGGGCTTGCAGTCCACATCATGCCACAGGGAATAAATCCCAACTAGCACAATCCTTAGAGCCATTCAGATACAGGTTCTTCTGGAAGGGATAGTGCTACTGTGCCAGGGCCCAACTGTTTCTAAAGCACCACATGTTTCTTCCTGGTTCTGCAGACTCTGGAGAGCATTTTCAGCCAGATCACAGAAACAAACGTTGCTGACCTTGTCACATCCCTGGTTGTCTTGCTTATCGTGTTTGTAGTAAAAGAAATGAACGATCGATACAAGGAAAAGTTACCAACTCCCATCCCGATCGAGCTCCTCGTGGTGAGTCACTTCCTTTGATTTTGCAATTGCTCCATATTATGACATGGGAAGCAGAGTTTTAACTATTTCTTCTCTGGTTATCCATTAAATGATGTGTTATCATTTTACATATAAGAAAAATTTACAGCATTCAGGAGCTATTGTGAAATGTTTTACCTCCACTTAACTGTTCTTAACTGAACATATCTGTggtgtgaatttttttccttggacaAATACGGCTCTGACACCAGCCAACTGCATTCTCACTGCTGAGGCCCCTCTGCACCACACCTGCAAGCAACCACTGAAGTCCTGGACATCCATGGCcatgcacaaaattattttgccctccagcagcagaaggtTTTGCCCACTCTGAGCAGCAGAGGGGTGACGGAAGCCTCACAGGGGCAGTAAGCTCCTAAAATCCTGGACGATGTTATACAGACTCAAGTAGCACTTGTTTTCCCCCAGAGTCATTACAGCATGTTGTTAGAACATACCTGGTTTACTGAGTGGAATGATCTCTGTTGTTAGTAAGATATTCTGTTATAATGTGTAATTTATGAATGTAAACCCATACCTGTAAGGTCATTCAGGAATGACATCTGAACAGCAAAGGGGTGTGAAAACTTGGGGCATAATTCTGCCACTAGTGATAAGGCTGGAGAGTGTGTGGATAAGGCTGGAGAAGGAAGGTAATGGTATTTAATAGATTCTTCACACTCTTGCTTGAATGTGCCTAATGGAGGTGTGGTTTATTATCTTTCAGACAGTCTTAGCAGCACTGGTTTCCCATTTTGTcaactttgaagaaaaatttaatgtAGCTGTTGTTGGAAAACTAGAGGAAGGGTAAGTGGCTTACCTACAGTTCACCACTGGAGCAAAATATTCTCTCCAGTTCGGCAGTGTTAAATGAGTTCAGCTATGTTTCTGATTAAAATTATCTGCTTCATCTTCTTTCAGTGggtaaataaacatttttctctcaATGATATGGTACATTTTCAATACACAAAAGTTACTCACTAGAGCACATCTCCTACTCATCAAGGAATACACTGAGACATGAAATAATTGTGTCCTTCACTTTCTGAGACAGCTGTTGAGCAGGAGGTTGATGTTTGTCCTTTTTACTGAACTACTCACCCCTGAACTCCTCCATTTCCCTCACAATACATGCACAGTTCAGCAGCCACCACCAGCCCTGGAAAGCCACCAGGACCCTGCACAATTCTCCTGCCTGATCCCATGACTGGCCACTGGCATATCCTCCAGAGGTCTCAACGTCTGCCCCTCCAGGACTATATCCACATAAAGATTATTTATCCACATATAGagtatatatctatatatagaCTTCAGCCGGCTATGCCAGAATTTTGGCATAAAGAATCAGGAGACACATGTTAAGGTAAAAATAGGGAGGAAGACATTTACTAGGACAGCAGAGTGAGTCTGGGGTGGTCCCTGTAGCCCCAGGGGTGCTAGTAGGTAGAGTTTGCAGAGGAACATCTATTTCTGCTCAAGTCTTCTTTCTTCAGATTTCGGttcactgaaagaaaaggggaaaaaaaagtccagaGAGGAATTCTCCCTAGGATCTGCAGAAGACCCTTAGGCGTCTCCTTAATGAATAGAGTTTTTTGTCTCTCAGGTTTCAAACGCCTGTTGCACCTGATGTAGGCATCCTCCAGAACTGCATTGGTGACGGCATTTCCATCGCAATTGTTGGGTTTGCAGTAGCCTTCTCCGTGGCTAAAGTGTATTCCATCAAGCATGACTACCCCTTAGATGGCAACCAGGTAGGTAAATAACGCAGAGATCAACATATTGCATTTATTAATGGGAGAGAAGTCATTTTAGGAAAGCTTTGCTTTGTGAATAACTGTCATGAACcagcttttaagaaaaatctctttttatttttatttcaggaacTAATTGCTTTTGGGCTGGGTAATATAGTTGGTGGATCATTCAAGGGATTTgcctccagcactgctctgtcAAGATCAGGTGTGCAGGAGAGCACAGGAGGCAAAACACAGGTATAGAAGACAACAGGTCATGATGGCATTTAATGAAAgacagctctttttttcctcgCTAACCATAATGCCTGTGGGCACCTATTCATTGTGAAATTGTTCTCTCATGCAGATTGCTGGTATTATCTCATCTGTCATTGTTTTGGTTGTGATCTTGGCCACTGGGTTTCTCCTGGCACCATTACAGAAGGTATTCACTGGTTTCATCTAAtgcttcctcctgcttcccagagACAGGGCTGCTCTAGGAGTCATTGTGAGTTTTCACAGACTTCAGCGGGAGCCAAATAGGGTTTGAAAAGCTTGGTTCTTCTTCCCATATTATGCCAGAAAGGACCACTACCTCTGGTCACTCAAAGGAAGTATAAGTacccaaacaccaaaaaaccacagctgCATAAGTGGGATTTACAACCTCAAGTCAGACACCTGCACTGCACCACGGCTGGGGATTTTCCAGTAGCAGTGATAaactgggagcagctccctggccTTTCAGCTGCACTTTGGCCCTATTTGTATGATCTTTTAACTCCTAATATTCAACATTTTCTTTGATTGCTTAAACATGGAGCATGTGTTTTGGTCTTTTTAACAGTCAGTCCTTGCATCCTTGGCTCTTGGCAACTTGAAAGGAATGCTCATGCAGTTCAAGGAAGTAGGCATCCTATGGAGAAAGGACAAGTATGACTGTGTAAGTTGAGTTTCACAAGCATCAGAGGTTAAGTGCTCTGAAAAAGTAATCTATtatacaaattttcttttttttttaatccttgttTTACTTCACTGAAGTACAATAGTGGCATGCCTTTTTTACTGGTATACCACTTGCTTATGTTTTCCATCTTGTCccacttatttttatttttgagtcaATTCTCACTCTTAACTTCATTTTCATCCAATTCctcaaaatttattaaaatagtgAATTATATAAAGTCAAATAGAGAAGACAGTTACAGAAAATGcttaaataacagaaaatatcCAAATAGCTACTGCATTGACTAAGCATTCAGGGACACTTTCTCACAATTACACAATGTGTTATATGGAAGATACACAGCAAAAAACAAATGACAACTGGGACTTGAAGAGTTTACTCCAAATGGTAAAGCTCATGGCTAGAGGGCATGACTGGTTATCTCTAACACTCAGAAAATTTAGGCTCACAAATGGTGCCAGGCCTCAGTTTTCCCAGATATCCAACAGTTATTTGTCCCATGAGAATGCTTTGAGCCCTGTGGCTAAAAGTTATTCAGTATTATCTAGTCATTTATCGATCATGTACATTCACAGCACCTATATTTGAGTATTTACAACTCTCAGCTTTACCAGAATTCTGATTTACTTCTAATCTTGCATTTCTGATGGATTTTTATTGAGCACTTAGTGAACCACCTATCCCATTTCGAGCCTTTATTGTCTAGAAATTGCTATCCCTAGAAACACTCCCTGGTGCTGGAGTGGTGACTCTGGCCCtgtttcacaagaaaaaaaacctcgcCAAAAGCAGATGGAGATCCTGGACCAGACCTGAGATCTGTTTCTGCTTCCACCCTGAGCTCGTGACCCAGGTTCTTGACATGCTCATAATGTCACCATCCACTGGCTCATTACAGGTTATATGGGTGGTGACTTTCTTATCTGCTGTCTTTCTTGGCCTGGACATTGGACTAGCAACAGCTGTGGCATTCCAGCTGCTGACGGTGGTGATCCGCTCCCAGATGTGAGTACTTGTTGAATGCAATGATATCCCAGGGCCTCCTGTTATAGGTTGTCTCCCTCTGtacagagaagggcaacagccCCATCCGTGCCTTGGTCTGTCCAGCAACTGTGTACGGAAAAGTTTAGAGGTGTAAATCTTTGGATGTGGGTCTTGCTTCACTCTGCCACCCCAGTTGAGATGGTTTTATTTGATCCTTCCCATCCTCCAAGTTTCGATGTGGGACACCAACAACTGTGTGTATGTTTGTTCACAGTCCAAGCTGCACTGTTTTGGCCAATGTTGGGAGAAGTAACATCTACAGAAACAGGAAGGATTACACTGATGTAAGAAATGTCTCGTTTCTTTTATCATCGGCTTCACATGTGCTTCTACAGCAAACATTGCTACTGACGCTTCTCCTTCGTTTTACAGATCTATGAGCCAGAGGGGGTGAAGATTTTCAGATGCTCCTCTCCAATCTTCTTCGCTAATATTGAATTCTTCAGAGAGAAACTCATCACTGCTGTAAGTGTCTGGGGCTGTCCTGAACATATGAATTGCTTGACACATTAAGGTGAATATGGTTTCCCAATAATTACTATATATGCAGTCAGTCCACAGTTCAAGGGtgaattttcattaattattcAGATATTGTTGCCACTACTGTAATATAATATGTATGCACACACCTCTGAGAACAGCCTGACTCATGCTGAACTTACAACATAGCAATGTTTATACCAGATTTATACTTATAACAGTACATATTATGAGAAGAAAGTAGTGCAAACATAGATAATATAAAGGGAAattatttgatttgatttgatttgatttgatttgattttgttttgttttggttttattttattagcaCTTACATTATTTACACACATTGTAAAGAATGTATTGTCTTGGGACACATATTGTCCCAAGAACGTAACCACAATAGTCAGAAGAATGCCAGATGGAATCATTCTATCAAAGAGTTCTTAATGTCTTTCATAACAAACTGGTGAATGCAGCCAGTCTTTCCATAAACAGCACAGAGATCCAGGATTCCCGAGCCCTCACCGTGTGAATGAATGCCCGAACACAACTTGGCACCATAccctccccttcccactgcTCTTAGTGGGGAGTTGATAAGCAGTGACTACCCCAAGAACTGATAATGAGCAGTTCATTCTTCACATGAGGGACTGAAACTGGCAGAGGAATGAGGGAATCTGATGCATTTGGTTCTCCATGTGCTTGGCTTTCACCTCAGAAGAGcctgaaggttttttttctgtgagtgcAGATGTTCACACCACTGTTTCTCTACAAATACAGGTACTTATAATACCTTTCTCCTCTACGCACTAGATGGATGAGGCAGAAGATGTGCAGGAATTTAGTATTTTAGCCTAATTTTATTATTAGCCTAATTTACCTGCCATCTAATTTTGTTAAAACCAGCTCAGAGGTTCAAGAAACATATGCAGCCGACATGACAAAATCTGGCTTTCTTCTTCAGGAAAAACAGTGAGTGAATGACCCTCTCTGCAGTCAGGCGGCACAAAGCAGATACAACCCATGAGCTCTCTGATCTTGATCACCTGGGTGGCCATCACATGATGCAGATGAATAGgacatgccagcactgtgccagcCTGCTGGAATTACTGGCCTGTGCTAAGCACTGTCACTGCTATAACGCTGTCCATGTTGGTCTCCTAAAGCAGTACAGATAGCCCTGCCTCATTTGTAGCCATTCCTGTAGCCATCCTTCCAACCAAGAAAGAGCCCTTGTTTGAATTCGTGAAAAGTGGTAGACAACATCAAATTCAAACTGTGGTCGTCGTGACTGTAAAGAAAAACCACATGAGATGCTTTGTCTTTCCCCCGGTGTCACAGAGgtatttcttgttttaattattcAAAGTTCTGGTTTTGCAGGTTGGCTTCAACCCACTGAGAGTCCTGAGGAAACGCAATAAAGCTCTGAGGAAGATTAGGAAGATGCTGAAGAAAGGAGAGCTGCGAGTGACACCAGTATGTAAGGCAACCccccagggtggggagggagtTAAGCAACCAAGGTCCCTGGCTTTACATGGCAGAGAAGGCCCTCATAGCCTCCCTTCTTAATTAGATACACTGTTCCCCAAGTTGCCACTTCATGacacaaacacatttaaaaaacaagattTTAAATGGCTCTCACTGTTAGAGACCTACAGATTTACCATGGGCAGAGCTTGTACGTGTCCACTGGAGCTTTGTCTGGCAACAAATAGCAGGCTCAGATCCCACAGAGGTGAATATCATTCTGCATTAATGGTGGGATAAAGAGGGTTTTCTCCCAGCTCAAATCCTGCATGCCTTTTATTGACTTGTTCCAAAATTACTGTATTAAAGTGTATCAGACAACAGACTTCAGGAATAAAAAGCCATCATTAAGTGATTATGATGGTGATTAAATAATTTCCATACTTCTCCAGACAAGGGAGAGACAGAACTTTCCAGGTGGGTCCTGCTCCATCTCATAGGAAGAGCAGTTTTGCATTGCCACTACTCTTGCCCTAGCGTAGGAAGTACCACTACCCTGGCTGGGTCTTACAGAAGAGAACTAACTATGACACTTCTATGTCAACACAGAAAGGCTTGATTTGCATGGCTAACCCTATGTATGAGTCAGATGAAGAATTAGACAACAACAAGATAGAGGAGCTGGACCAGCCCACCATCATGACAGACTTGCCCATTCGGATCAACTGGAGCACTGACCTCGCCCCTGGCATCACTGTACCCCAGGTCAACATCCACAGCATCATTCTGGATTTCTCATCAGTGTCCTTCCTCGATTTTTCTGCCATGACAGTCCTCCGAAAGGTAATCACAATTTGCAAGACAAACAGTGAtcatatgaaagaaaaacttaCAGATGCAGTTACACTTGAGGGATACACATGAGGGAAGGAATGGTGCCCAGAGGGACCTAGACAGGAGTGGGCCCATCTGAACTTCAtgaagtgcaaggtgctgcacgcGGATCAGGGCAATCCCCAGTATCAATACAGGCTGGGGAAtaaatggattgagagcagttCTGCAGAGGAGGAGACGGGGATACTGGTGGATGAAAAATTGACCCAtgcaatgtgcactcacagaCAAGAAAGCCAAtcatatcctgggctgcataaAAAGAAGTATGACCAGCAGGTCAAAAGAGGTGATTCTTCCCCACTCTCGCAAGAGATTCTACTCCACTCTCATGAGACCTCACCCAGGgtactgtgtccagctctggggtccctagcacaggaaggacatgggcATCTTAGAACAGGTCCAGATGAGAGCCAAAAAAaggatcagagggatggagcatctctcctatgaggaaaggctgagagagttgttcagcctagaaaagagaaggctaTGAGGAGATCTCCATATGGCCTTTCCATACATAAAAGGAGCTTATAAAAAGGcatggagagggacttcttaCAGGGATatacagtgacaggacaagatgCAGTGGcattaaactgaaggagggcaggtCTAGATTAGAAGAAATCTTTTGCTGTAAGGATGGTGAAAtactggttgcccagagaagctgtggatgctccatccctgaaagtgttcagtGGTGAGCTGGATGACACTCTGAGTAACCTGCTCCAGTGTaaagtgtccctgtccacgGCAGGGTTTGGAAGCAGATGATCtctcaggtcccttccaaccaaaataTGATTCTATTCTGTGTTTCTAGTCTGCTTCTTAAAGGCATTGCTATATGGACTGGAAGGCGAGTGGCAAACTTTGAGTTTATGTGAATTTGAATGGACATTTTCTATAGAAAATGTTTAGGAAATTGTTTAAATAATCAATATAAATTGTCTTGGAAATAAAGTGTTGGCTGTGGTACCCTTTCTTCACCTGCTAAGATTTTGGGAAGCTTTACAGAAACATAGATATGAAATATGGCTTTAAACACCCAGCTGGAGTTGGAACATTGGAGTTccatttctgctcctgctgttgcTTCCCCAGATGACATTGAACAAAGCAAAAGGCACAACATTTTCAAACAGTAGCAGCTACAGTTAACTGTCAGAGACACACAGGGTGTGTAAATCTATTTCCATAGGAACTAAAGACCCACTGTAACAGTGGGAACTGTGGTTCTGCTCAAGTTTCCAGTTATAAAAATCTCCCCAGAAGATtgtgaagtaattttttttagtttcatcATGTGCCATGTAGATACAATAAAGCCATACAACCTACGAAATATCACCTACTTCTCTGTGAGCTTAACATTTTCAATTCTGCCCCTTTTCAAAAGGCTTGGCTGTCCCTGTCTGCAGTCATGTGAAGAGACTGTCCTGCCTCTATGTGGAATAGAGTGTGAGTCTAGAGCCACTTACCATCATAGGTCTTAAATATCTTAGAGTGGTCGGTGTACTGGCTGTGGCTAATCACTATAATGGTAATCAGCAAACCCAGCAGTATCTAAATGGTGCCTCCTTCTGGTTTAACAGACTTTGAAAGAATTTGTCCGGCTCAACATTGATGTTTACATTGCTGGGGCACATGGTGAGTACTTGCCTTTGTGTTGGCATCTCCACAGATGCCTTATCCCCTTGCCTCCCCTGTTGATCATTGAGTATGGCTGTGGAGGATCACCCAGTTTTACCTTTGAGTCTTGGATAGCAAAGAGGTCCTGCTGGGTGGAGATGTTGTCCCTTCCATGCTGTCCCCAAAAGGCTGGGACCGTGTGTGATGGCTCCTTTTACCTATGGCCACTGCTGTGCTGTacagctctgggctgcaggaCCCACTATCATCCACCCTGGGCATTAAATAAGAAAAGGGGCTCAAAttccctcctgcctggcacagagcagggaactACTGATAGGCATTTATGTTCCATCCTCTTGACATCTGTAAAGAGGAAGTCATCTGCtctaataaataaaacagtgcATTATACCAGCAACTCCCATGTTCACTCAGTGGGCATGCTCAGGATACACAATTTCTTCCTTAAGGCCTCCAGGTCTCTTTGTGCTTTGATTTTGTTCCCTCACAGAGGGCCTTCTGGACAAACTGGAGAGAAGCGCATTTTTTGATGAAGAGATTAAACCATCCATGTTTTTCCTGACCATTCATGATGCAGTTTTACACATTTTGCTGAAGAAGGACATAGCCAGCTCCCCCAAATTAAAGCTTTCTGAGGTAACACTACAGTCTTCATCTTTCATTACTTTATTGCCTTTCCAGTATTGTCACGCTCCCAAAGTCCCCTGCACAGCTATAGCTGTGTGTGCTACACTGTCTCTATTTTCAAAAAAGATAGTCATTAAAACTCAGCTGGTCTCCAATCAAATTGAAGAGCAAGAGTGGCCCCTGCTTCAGGTGCATGGAAAACTAGTGAAAGGAGTGAATAATTCCCACTGgcagctggcctggctgtggACTCCAGTTGAAGTCATCTCCTTGGGAAGAACACAGTGTGGGTGAAATTCCAGCCCCTCCACCAGCAGTTCTCTGTGGTCACCCATCTGGCAGAGGCTGCCCCATTTGCTGCAGTGGCTCTTGAAAGGCAGACTTTATGCTGCTTGCATGGAGGCTttccagccctgtccagcctcaAAAGGAGTGCTAAAGCAGTGTGGATAAATAAGTACTGCCAGATATGGTGATGGCCCTTCTGGAGTGTTCTTAAATCAAGAGCAAGAGAGGATCCTGCATACAATAAGTGTGTTTAAATGTAAAAGACCCAGAATGCTGCTCACGTGGAAACTGTCTAATCCCGCTTAGCTAAACTGGTCCAGATCTTGGCACTGACCCAGAGATGTGGTGGGGATCATAAAAGGCTGACAAGTGAGAGCTTCCTTCCTTCTATGTCAACTTCCCAGGCATGTTCCAGagatttgaaaagcaaaaccttCTTTAATGTGaaagaggagaaacagaaaaagagaagtaatCAATTTCCTAACCCCCAACTTGTTGTGCTCTTTGCAGGAGAAGGGTAGAAGCAATGACAATGTCATCATCCCCAGGAACAGACAGCGCAGCTCGGAGTGCACAGTAAGGCTCTGGCTATGGCCCTCCAGCCCTAGAAAAAGCAGCCcagagagctgctcctgggaatgcCTAGGGCAGAtaacaaaagcattttcatcCCTGAGCTCTTGTGTCAGCCCAGGGCAGAAAGCATCCAGAGAGCTTATTGATGGGATTTGACTTAGGCAAAGCCTTATGAGAGTAAGAGGGGTGGGGCTCGGCTCATGAGCCTTGTGGTGTGCActgagcagagggaaggcaggcaaAGACTGCCTCACCAGGCTGCCTCACCTGCTGTCCTCGCCTGTCCACCACAGCTCCTCCGTGATAAAGTCACTGGTACAATGCCCCTGTGGCAG from Corvus hawaiiensis isolate bCorHaw1 chromosome 4, bCorHaw1.pri.cur, whole genome shotgun sequence harbors:
- the SLC26A3 gene encoding chloride anion exchanger, whose product is MVEPVGNHYVIARPVYSENAFNEEHEKLHRYHKTFWDHLKLYFSCSPQRVKKIALNLFPVISWLPAYRFREWVLSDIVSGINTGLVAVLQGLAFALLVNVPPSYGLYAAFFPVLVYFIFGTSRHISVGPFPVLSLMVGGVVTRLVPDDSIGNGNSTNISAINDKRVMVAASVTFLSGIVQLLLGIFQFGFIVIYLSQSLISGFTTAAAIHVLVSQLKFMFQLPVPGFNKPFGIIYTLESIFSQITETNVADLVTSLVVLLIVFVVKEMNDRYKEKLPTPIPIELLVTVLAALVSHFVNFEEKFNVAVVGKLEEGFQTPVAPDVGILQNCIGDGISIAIVGFAVAFSVAKVYSIKHDYPLDGNQELIAFGLGNIVGGSFKGFASSTALSRSGVQESTGGKTQIAGIISSVIVLVVILATGFLLAPLQKSVLASLALGNLKGMLMQFKEVGILWRKDKYDCVIWVVTFLSAVFLGLDIGLATAVAFQLLTVVIRSQIPSCTVLANVGRSNIYRNRKDYTDIYEPEGVKIFRCSSPIFFANIEFFREKLITAVGFNPLRVLRKRNKALRKIRKMLKKGELRVTPKGLICMANPMYESDEELDNNKIEELDQPTIMTDLPIRINWSTDLAPGITVPQVNIHSIILDFSSVSFLDFSAMTVLRKTLKEFVRLNIDVYIAGAHEGLLDKLERSAFFDEEIKPSMFFLTIHDAVLHILLKKDIASSPKLKLSEEKGRSNDNVIIPRNRQRSSECTIPTETKF